From a region of the Corallococcus coralloides DSM 2259 genome:
- a CDS encoding GGDEF domain-containing protein: MGQKETVVTVISKISERPVNLDAALVVIYGLDLGRKYDLAREETLIGRSSKADIQIDQEAVSRNHARITNTTKGVRIEDLGSTNGTFVNDDVASSARSLQNGDLVKIGRTIFKFIAGGNIEAAYHDEIYRLTTMDGLTQIYNRRYFDEQLDREISRSRRYERVLSLVMFDLDHFKDVNDTYGHLAGDSVLKQLASTVRTRIRREDVFARYGGEEFALLLPEINLAGARQLAEKVRKLVERQRFEFDKQVIPVTLSMGVATLEPQHREPADLVRTADEHLFTAKSQGRNRICG, from the coding sequence ATGGGCCAGAAGGAGACGGTCGTCACCGTCATCTCGAAGATCTCCGAGCGCCCCGTCAACCTGGACGCGGCGCTGGTGGTCATCTACGGCCTGGATCTGGGGCGCAAGTACGACCTGGCGCGTGAGGAGACGCTGATCGGCCGGTCGTCCAAGGCGGACATCCAGATTGATCAGGAGGCGGTGAGCCGCAACCACGCGCGCATCACCAACACCACCAAGGGCGTGCGCATCGAGGACCTGGGGTCCACCAATGGCACGTTCGTCAACGACGACGTCGCGTCGTCGGCGCGGTCGCTGCAGAACGGCGACCTGGTGAAGATTGGCCGCACCATCTTCAAGTTCATCGCGGGCGGCAACATCGAGGCGGCGTACCACGACGAGATCTACCGGCTGACCACCATGGACGGCCTCACGCAGATCTACAACCGCCGCTACTTCGACGAGCAGCTGGACCGGGAGATCTCCCGCAGCCGTCGCTACGAGCGCGTGCTGTCGCTGGTGATGTTCGACCTGGATCACTTCAAGGACGTGAACGACACCTACGGGCACCTGGCCGGGGACTCGGTGCTCAAGCAGCTGGCGTCCACGGTGCGCACGCGCATCCGGCGCGAGGATGTCTTCGCCCGCTACGGCGGTGAGGAGTTCGCGCTGCTCCTGCCGGAGATCAACCTGGCCGGCGCCCGTCAGCTCGCGGAGAAGGTGCGCAAGCTGGTGGAGCGGCAGCGCTTCGAGTTCGACAAGCAGGTCATCCCCGTCACGCTGTCCATGGGCGTGGCCACGCTGGAGCCGCAGCACCGCGAGCCCGCGGATCTGGTGCGCACGGCGGATGAGCACCTCTTCACGGCGAAGAGCCAGGGGCGCAACCGCATCTGCGGCTGA